The genomic interval AGTGTGTTACTGGAAATTTCTCCCCTAGCGGCGCACCGAAATCGGAGTACAACAGTTCTTTTAGCTTGAAAGGCATATAGACCTTATTGCGCAACCGCAGCACACTGACCGCTAACATTATGACTAATAACCATAGAACAGCATTCGCAATGGATTGCATGTTATCCAACTCCCCCTTACTTGGAACCGTCACTTGCTAAAGTACCGAATGCCGCGTACGCCATTAAGCTGTAAACCAGAAGCACACCGATCGAACCAACTCCAGCATAATAGATATCTTCGATCGGATACTCCGCCCATACAGTTGTTGTTCCGGTTGATAAGAGATATAGGGTAATGACAAGTAACAGGACAACCCGTAGTACCGTATTCCAACCGAACGACTCTGGATTAATATTGCCGAAGCAATTACAGGCCACTTTCAGCTGGCGTTTATATGCCCGGTAGATAGACCA from Paenibacillus sp. FSL K6-3182 carries:
- a CDS encoding MauE/DoxX family redox-associated membrane protein; protein product: MGPFLQFLLLITFLLSGFGKLISFADFKKTIEQLEISRRLVLPSAAVVVLLELSVSILLIFSGTQYLAYLIILFLLGCFVWSIYRAYKRQLKVACNCFGNINPESFGWNTVLRVVLLLVITLYLLSTGTTTVWAEYPIEDIYYAGVGSIGVLLVYSLMAYAAFGTLASDGSK